A portion of the Paenibacillus hamazuiensis genome contains these proteins:
- a CDS encoding replication-associated recombination protein A gives MDLFDLAASSDTKNQLLADRMRPTTLDEYIGQQHIVGPGKLLRRAIEADQVKSILLYGPPGTGKTTLANIISHSTKGEFVKLNAVDASVKDVRDVIEQAKHNKSLYGKKTILFLDEVHRFNTSRQDALLPAVEQGIIIFIGATTENPFHHVNGALLSRSTLFQLEPLTKEHSLIAMRRALADKDKGLGFLPLSVDEEALEHLARMANGDIRRALNALELAALTTPPERDGTIRVTLEVAEESIRQAIVKADESTQYDVLSAFHKSVRGSSDAALFWFLYAVEKLGMDPMTFLRRLIVACSEDIGLANPQAMVQAVTAMDAYHKIGWPESKYVIAQAILFAVESPKSNSIPMAISRVMNAFDRLKSAEVPLHLRDAHYKGAEKLGHIGYMYPHDYPGHYVVQQYLPDAVKHETFYMATEQGMEDKIKQNQERRQRFREKG, from the coding sequence ATGGACTTATTCGATTTAGCCGCTTCCAGCGATACGAAAAACCAGCTGCTCGCCGACCGGATGCGGCCGACGACGCTGGACGAATATATCGGGCAGCAGCACATCGTGGGCCCGGGCAAGCTGCTTCGCCGGGCGATCGAAGCCGATCAGGTGAAGTCGATTTTGCTGTACGGCCCTCCGGGCACCGGCAAAACGACGCTGGCGAATATTATCTCCCACTCGACCAAGGGCGAGTTTGTGAAGCTCAATGCCGTAGACGCCTCGGTTAAAGACGTGCGCGACGTGATCGAGCAGGCGAAGCACAATAAATCGCTGTACGGCAAAAAAACGATCCTGTTTCTGGATGAGGTGCACCGCTTTAATACGTCGCGGCAGGACGCGCTGCTCCCTGCGGTGGAGCAGGGCATCATCATTTTCATCGGGGCGACGACCGAGAATCCGTTTCACCACGTGAATGGCGCGCTCCTGTCACGTTCGACGCTGTTTCAACTGGAGCCGCTGACGAAGGAGCATTCGCTCATCGCTATGCGCCGCGCCTTAGCCGACAAGGACAAAGGGCTCGGCTTCCTGCCGCTTTCCGTCGACGAGGAGGCGCTGGAGCATCTCGCGCGCATGGCGAACGGCGACATTCGCCGCGCGCTCAATGCACTGGAGCTGGCGGCGCTGACGACGCCTCCGGAGCGGGACGGCACGATCCGCGTCACGCTGGAGGTGGCGGAAGAGTCGATCCGCCAGGCGATCGTGAAAGCCGACGAATCCACGCAATACGACGTGCTGTCGGCGTTTCACAAAAGCGTCCGCGGCTCGAGCGACGCGGCGCTGTTCTGGTTCCTTTACGCCGTCGAGAAGCTCGGCATGGACCCGATGACGTTTCTGCGGCGGCTTATCGTCGCTTGCAGCGAGGACATCGGGTTGGCCAATCCGCAGGCGATGGTGCAGGCGGTGACGGCGATGGACGCCTACCACAAAATCGGCTGGCCGGAGTCGAAATACGTCATCGCGCAGGCGATTCTTTTTGCCGTGGAAAGCCCGAAATCGAACTCGATCCCGATGGCCATTTCCCGGGTAATGAACGCGTTCGACCGTCTCAAATCGGCGGAGGTGCCGCTTCATCTGCGGGATGCGCATTATAAAGGCGCGGAGAAGCTGGGCCATATCGGCTATATGTATCCGCACGATTATCCGGGTCATTATGTGGTGCAGCAGTACTTGCCGGACGCGGTGAAGCATGAAACGTTTTATATGGCGACGGAGCAGGGAATGGAGGATAAAATCAAGCAAAACCAGGAGCGCCGCCAAAGGTTTAGAGAAAAAGGATAA
- the aspS gene encoding aspartate--tRNA ligase, whose amino-acid sequence MLLKTHHCGELTKANVGEEVVLNGWVSVRRDLGGVVFIDLRDRSGIVQIVFNPEFSAEAHAVADKCRTEYVLSVRGKVVDRDPETVNKNLKTGEIEVRITEAEILNAAKTPPFFIEDGIEVDEAVRLKYRYLDLRRPEMQRTLMLRSKAAKLFRDFLDENGFVEIETPILTKSTPEGARDYLVPSRVHPGEFFALPQSPQIFKQLLMVAGMERYYQIARCFRDEDLRADRQPEFTQVDIETSFLTQDQLLEMMERLVVRLMKETAGVDIETPFQRITYADAMGKYGSDKPDLRFGLELVEVTDIVEKSGVKLFADVAAKGGQVKALNAKGCATWSRKEIDDLLPFAARYGAKGLAWIQVKDGEWKGPIVKFFTEQEIAALGERLGAEEGDLLLFSADTKKVVADVLGNLRLKIGRDLGLIDESKFKFAWVVDFPLLGWDEDDKRWVAEHHPFTRPREEDLHYFDTDPGKIRAQAYDLVLNGYEVGGGSMRIYKREVQEKMFGALGFSKEEANEKFGFLLEAFEYGTPPHGGIAFGFDRLVMLITGRSNLRETIAFPKTASATDLLTDAPGPVDDKQLEQLSIRLALKAPAAK is encoded by the coding sequence ATGCTGTTAAAAACGCATCATTGTGGGGAATTGACGAAAGCGAACGTAGGGGAAGAAGTCGTGCTGAACGGCTGGGTGTCCGTACGCCGCGACCTCGGCGGAGTTGTTTTCATTGATCTGCGCGACCGCAGCGGCATCGTACAGATCGTATTTAACCCGGAGTTTTCCGCGGAAGCGCATGCGGTGGCGGATAAATGCCGCACCGAGTACGTGCTATCCGTCCGCGGCAAGGTTGTCGACCGTGACCCGGAAACGGTGAATAAAAACCTGAAAACCGGCGAAATCGAAGTGCGCATCACGGAAGCGGAAATTTTGAACGCAGCCAAAACGCCTCCGTTTTTCATCGAGGACGGCATTGAAGTGGACGAAGCGGTTCGCCTGAAGTACCGTTACCTCGACTTGCGCCGTCCGGAAATGCAGCGCACGCTGATGCTGCGCTCCAAAGCCGCCAAGCTGTTCCGCGATTTCCTCGACGAGAACGGCTTCGTGGAAATCGAGACGCCGATTTTGACGAAAAGCACGCCGGAAGGCGCGCGCGATTACCTTGTGCCGAGCCGGGTGCATCCGGGCGAGTTTTTCGCGCTGCCGCAGTCGCCGCAAATTTTCAAGCAGCTGCTGATGGTTGCCGGCATGGAGCGTTACTACCAGATTGCCCGCTGCTTCCGCGACGAAGACCTGCGCGCCGACCGCCAGCCGGAGTTTACCCAGGTGGACATCGAGACGTCGTTCCTGACGCAGGATCAGCTGCTCGAGATGATGGAACGTCTCGTCGTCCGCTTGATGAAGGAAACGGCGGGCGTCGACATCGAAACTCCGTTCCAGCGCATCACCTACGCCGACGCGATGGGCAAATACGGCTCCGACAAGCCGGACCTGCGTTTCGGGCTGGAGCTCGTTGAAGTGACGGACATCGTGGAAAAATCGGGCGTTAAATTATTCGCCGACGTCGCCGCCAAGGGCGGCCAGGTGAAGGCGCTCAACGCGAAAGGCTGCGCGACGTGGAGCCGCAAGGAGATCGACGATCTGCTGCCGTTCGCCGCACGTTACGGAGCGAAGGGATTGGCGTGGATTCAAGTGAAGGACGGCGAATGGAAAGGGCCGATCGTGAAGTTCTTCACGGAGCAGGAAATCGCTGCGCTCGGTGAACGCCTTGGCGCTGAAGAAGGCGACCTGCTGCTGTTCTCCGCCGACACGAAAAAGGTCGTTGCCGACGTGCTCGGCAACCTGCGCCTGAAAATCGGCCGCGACCTCGGCCTGATCGACGAAAGCAAGTTCAAATTCGCCTGGGTCGTCGACTTCCCGCTCTTGGGCTGGGATGAAGACGACAAGCGCTGGGTGGCCGAGCACCATCCGTTTACCCGTCCGCGCGAAGAAGACCTGCATTATTTCGACACCGATCCGGGCAAAATCCGCGCTCAGGCGTACGACCTCGTGCTCAACGGCTACGAAGTGGGCGGCGGCTCGATGCGGATTTACAAGCGCGAAGTGCAGGAGAAAATGTTCGGCGCGCTCGGCTTCTCGAAGGAAGAAGCGAACGAAAAGTTCGGCTTCCTGCTCGAAGCGTTCGAATACGGCACACCTCCGCACGGCGGCATCGCCTTCGGCTTCGACCGTCTCGTGATGCTGATCACCGGCCGCAGCAACCTGAGGGAGACGATCGCATTCCCGAAAACGGCAAGCGCGACCGATCTGCTCACCGATGCGCCGGGACCGGTCGACGACAAGCAGCTGGAGCAGCTGTCGATCCGCCTTGCGCTTAAGGCACCGGCTGCGAAGTAA
- a CDS encoding tRNA threonylcarbamoyladenosine dehydratase, whose protein sequence is MLHQFSRTELAIGPEGLEVMKNSTVAVLGIGGVGSIAAEALARTGVGRIVMIDKDVVDITNINRQVHALMTTVGQPKAELMRDRILQINPECDAIALKMFYTEETYEKLFEYPLDYVIDASDTISYKIHLIKQCLRRKIKIISSMGAANKMDPTRFQVADISKTHTDPLARVIRQKLRSEGISKGVKVVFSDETPIKPREDVTQRIVPENAPEIRKAQMPPASNAFVPPVAGLIMVSVVVRDLLKKAGI, encoded by the coding sequence ATGCTGCACCAGTTTTCCCGAACGGAGCTTGCGATCGGCCCGGAAGGCCTCGAAGTGATGAAAAACAGCACCGTCGCCGTGCTGGGCATCGGCGGCGTCGGCTCGATCGCCGCGGAGGCGCTGGCCCGCACCGGAGTCGGCCGCATCGTCATGATCGACAAGGACGTTGTCGACATTACGAACATCAATCGTCAGGTTCATGCGCTGATGACGACGGTGGGCCAGCCGAAGGCCGAGCTGATGCGCGACCGCATTTTGCAAATCAATCCGGAATGCGACGCAATTGCGCTGAAAATGTTTTATACGGAAGAGACGTATGAGAAGTTGTTCGAGTATCCGCTCGACTACGTCATCGACGCTTCGGATACGATCAGCTACAAAATCCACCTGATTAAGCAATGTTTGCGCCGCAAAATCAAGATCATTTCCAGCATGGGAGCGGCCAATAAAATGGACCCGACCCGCTTTCAGGTCGCGGACATTTCCAAGACGCACACCGATCCGCTGGCCCGGGTCATCCGCCAAAAGCTGCGCAGCGAAGGCATCAGCAAGGGCGTCAAGGTCGTGTTCTCCGACGAGACGCCGATCAAGCCGCGCGAGGATGTGACGCAGCGCATCGTGCCGGAAAACGCGCCGGAAATCCGCAAGGCGCAGATGCCGCCGGCCAGCAACGCGTTTGTGCCGCCGGTCGCCGGGCTGATCATGGTGAGCGTCGTCGTCCGCGATCTGCTGAAAAAAGCCGGTATTTAA